TGACGATGCAACTGATAGCGGTCGTGGCGGAAGTGTTGGGGTGGGCGGTGGCCCAACTGGTTTTGGCGCTGAACCCCTCGCGCGTAATCCTGGCGGGACGCTTAACGCCGCTGGGCGATGCCCTGCTGGACCCGCTGCAGAGGCGGGCCCGGGAGGTCCTGCGCGCTTGCGGCGCTGAAATGCCTGCCATTATGAACTCGGCCATGGGCGAATACATTGGGGCATGGGGGGCCGCGGCCCTGGCGCTGCACGAGTGGAAACCAGCATGCGACCGCTCATGAGTCTCCCCATCATCATTATCATTATCTGCCTTGCCGGTTTCATCCAGGGCATGACTGGGTTTGGCTTTGGATTGATCGCCATGCCTCTGCTGTTGTTTCTGATGAATTTGAAAGAGGCGGCGGCTTTAACGGTGCTGTTGAATCTCATTGTTTGCGGGATGACGTTCTTCTCCATTCGCGGCCATTATTCACTGCGGCAGGGACTAGGGCTGGTTGTTGGCGCCTGCTTAGGCGTGCCGCTGGGCATTTATGCGCTCGTGGAACTGGACCAGCAACTCCTGCTCCGCGTCTTAGGGGCGGTGATGCTGGCATTCTCGGCCAATGAATTAAGCCCGGTTGCGAAAAGCCGCATTCAAGACCTGTGCCGATACCTTTGCCGAAAAGCGTCCCATCCAACCCAATCAAATAGCGCCGGGAAGGATTGCTGGTTGGACCCTTTTTGCAATTTTGTGCAAGTGATTCTGGGCCGCGCCCGGCGCATCCACTTGTCGCCGCGATTGGGCTTGCCGATAGGTCTAATCAGCGGCGGGCTGAGCGGGGCCTTTAGCATGGGCGGCCCGCCGGTGGTGGCGTTCACTTACTCCCAACCCTGGAGCAAGGAACAAATCGTGGCGGTGCTGCAAGTGGTGTTTGGGTTGAGCGCGCTGCTGCGCCTGGTGTGTCTTGGCAGCGCCGGGTTG
The Verrucomicrobiia bacterium genome window above contains:
- a CDS encoding sulfite exporter TauE/SafE family protein; the encoded protein is MSLPIIIIIICLAGFIQGMTGFGFGLIAMPLLLFLMNLKEAAALTVLLNLIVCGMTFFSIRGHYSLRQGLGLVVGACLGVPLGIYALVELDQQLLLRVLGAVMLAFSANELSPVAKSRIQDLCRYLCRKASHPTQSNSAGKDCWLDPFCNFVQVILGRARRIHLSPRLGLPIGLISGGLSGAFSMGGPPVVAFTYSQPWSKEQIVAVLQVVFGLSALLRLVCLGSAGLMGGPLLVTGLWSVVPLIAAIFLGQKCFTRIPQPLLREVTFVFLGVMGLKYLFFP